The nucleotide sequence ctgctggagtggagcatgcgaacttaaccactgcgccggccccaattttttccagttttaacttCCACTAcagtaaatattgataaatataaaccccaaaatacaaaataataagtCCCAAGAAGACTTGAGGGTCCTGAGGTTTTAAGAATGTGTAAAGAAGCTGTGAGACTAAAATGTTTGAGGGCCACTGGTTTAGACAAACTCTTTCCAGGAAGCCTCCCCTGACTTCCCAGAGTCTGGGTAGGTACCCTCTCACGTGCCACAGCAACCTGTATTTCTCCCATTATAGCAGCCACCACATTCAGTTGCAATCGCCTGTTTACTGGTCTGTCTCCCCAAATGGCCATCGTGTGCAGGGACTGTATCCATGGCACCTAACACAAAAGGTTCTTAAATGTTTGTTGCCTAAGTAAGCATCCAGGGTACTGTCCCGCTCCCTTCCTGATGGGTTCTAGTAACTGCTATTGGCAGTAGCAGTGGCTGGAAGAGGGGAAGTTAGTTATTCTTACAGCAATGCAGTTCTCATCTCTGACTCAGAGAAATGGTGGTGGACCCGGGCCTGCCCACAAAGTCCTATTTAAAATGGTATCAATTTAATCACAGATTCTAGGTAAAATGCATTCCAAGTTCTAGACTACTAGAATTAGTAGTTTAAATTTAGAATGCAAGATGCTTTCCTGTGGTGGGGGAGGAGGCTCGCATCACAAATAggtcagaaaataagaaaatattaaatatatgaaaaataaatataaaatgaaatagtaTCTTCAACATGCCTTCTAAATTAGTAGACATTGTAGTTCAGAATagtatcacaaatataaaggatagggccggccacgtggcttagcggttaagtgtgcacgctccgctgctggcggcctgggttcggatcccgggcgcgcaccgacgcactgcttctccggccatgctgtcgccgcgtcccacgtacagcaactagaaggatgtgcatctatgacatacaactatctactggggctttgggggaaaaaataaataaataaataaataaaaaaaacccaaacaaatatAAAGGATAATCTGACTGATACAACCATCTCTTCTTCATAATAACAGCTTATTTGTGAACAAACACTCCTCCTGGAGAATGAAGGACGGGTTCACCAGTTAGGATATCCTGGTGGTTTGGTTCAACATCCAGCAACAGAAACAGGAATTTTAACTAATATGACCTGTGCTCTATCCTCTTCACTCAAGACAATGAGTGTGTTCTTGTGAGCCCTGTCCAGGAATGTGTGTAGGAGTCTGTACATTCTCCCCTCTCGATAAATTAGGCAGTAGAATTTGGActaaggtggtggtggtgttgaactGCTTCAAGTCACGCTTGTTTGAGCAAATGAAACACTTGAACATTCTGTGAACCATTTAGCATTTATCATATTGCATTTCATAAGAGAGGTGGACCTTTCCTTAAAGCCTCCTGGGGTCATCTCTTGGTATGCTTGCTCTTCCCTTTATAGGCTCGGGAGGAAGATGACCTGAAGAGTGGTTATGTGACTCAAGTTTATTAAGAAAAGCACAAGCCAGATGGTAACGCCAGTGCTGTGTCCCCAGAGTGATGAGATATACTCTATACCCAGGCGCTTGGTAAACAGTTTGACTCTGTGTGCAGGTCACGAAAACCCAGCACTGACAGACTTCTCATCTTCCAGTCAATATCACAAACCCTGAAATAACCTGCTCAGAGCCTTTATTCTTTGATatctctacattttaaaaatctccaatCAAGCAgttattcttcctttccaatatagcTGGTTAACTAGATGTCAGAGAAAATGTTTCATTCAATGGACTTCATATTACAAAGTGAAAATCAGACAAATTTCGGGAAGGTACAGAGATAATTTGTAaaactccctcctccctcctctcatgTGAGAACTATTTCATGATTCCTTATCCCAAACCCTTTGGGCCAGATTTGTTCTTGAATTCAGAATTTCTGACTTTAGAATGGCTGAATGATGCATATACTGTAATATTTTGTTAATGTCCCCACAATAAATCCATTAGTATTTCTGTactgaatatatataaaaaatccaCACAAAGGgagatttagaaaaatattacaaatagccTCACATCATTTCAGGTCAGGTTTTATGGCCAAATTAGTTTAGATTCTGGAATTGAAAATTCAGGAATGTGTATCTatagaacagtgtttctcaatcCATGATCCCTGGATCAGCAACCTATCACATGGGAACTCAGAAATGCAAACTCTCAGGCCTCATCTCAGACCTACTGAAGCAGAAATATTGGGGGTAGAGCTCTgaagtctgtgttttaacaaccctccaggtGATTCAGATTCATGttaaagtttaagaaccactgccttagaagAAATGACTGCCAACAGATGCCTTACCTGTCTCTGCTCCTGCGGGAAGGGAAGGTGGCTTTACAGCCCTCCACTGTGCACATGTGTGTTTCTTTGGCATGCATGTTCTTGTGGTGCATTTTCACACCGCaagcatttttaaaagtcttcttACAGATGTCACACTGGAAgcgattttcttccttctgccttgCTAATGCATGCTGACCCACGTGGCCCAGTTCTTTAGAATCTTCGAAACAAGGAAAAGCCATTCCTCTGCTGGACAAAGCACTGAAGAGCCCCCCGGCCAGCAGGCGCTGctgtagtttgatgtagtcagGAAAAGGAACACAGGGCTCCATCCCAGGAGTGAGGTGGAGCTCACGGCCACCATCCTCCACCTCCCCTGGCACCATAATCAACGCTGGCTTCTGCTCAGTCTCCCTGTCTAAGTTGTGTGTGGTCTGCTCAGGGGTTCGGCTGATGGCACCACTGGACTCCATCGCTGATTCTAGATGGCAGGCCCTCTCTCCTTCAGGCAGAGGCTTCCCTAAGCTTCCTGACTGTGTGTGCTGCTCCTCAAGTGTTCTGTCTGACTGAGGACTGCACGCCTCTGGCTCATCTTCACTGACCACCTGTAGGGGCATGTCTTCATCTGAGCTGAGAGTGTGCCTCCTCTCATCAGCTATTTCCACAGCTTCCTTCTCTATTTTGATAGGCATACTGGACTTCCGGGATTTCTTCTTGGGAAGGGTATCAAATGGCATTTCGTTTGAAACCAGCTGTTCTGGGATTGAGGAGGACaacagagggagagaaggcagcatCCCAGGTGTGTTTGCTAGCTCAGCTGGAGTGGCTGGACTGCGGTAGAAAGGAAGGACTGGCTGGACTGTCTTTAGGTTTGGAAAAAGCACACCGTTTTGCCCAACGCTTGGGAAGGCTGGTTGGCCCCTGGAATCCTCCGCTGAACCAATATAGCCAGGAAGAGGCCTACAGTCTGAAGAAGTCACCATGAAACCTGGGCGCTTGTAGTTCTCGGAGGTGGCCAGGTTCAGGCTGTTCCTTAGATCTTTGTCCCTGTTATTTCTGTTCATTGGCATGTGCAGCCGAGGGTTGGGGTTCGCACTGTGGCGGTTCCggctcctcagggagctgaataCCATGTTACACCCTTCGATGGTGCACTTATGCTTGATCTTCAGGTGGACGGCATTGTAGTGGATCTTGAGGGTGCCTTTGTCATAGAAGGTCTTCTCACATGCTGTGCAGAACACCCGGCCCTTCTTTGTGCCAAGGCTGTTCCTCTCGGACTTCACTTTGGCCTCGGGGGACAACTGTGTCCTTTCAAGCTTAGTGACAATGTTGTATGAGCTGGAGTCACTTAAATGGGCTTTGTCTTCCTTTTTAGTAACAGTATCTGGACAATTCAGACACTGCTCTTTTTCAACCTGAAATGGTGTGGAACTGGAAGTTAAGAAGCTGCTGTTGGGGAAGGATCTATGGATTTCCTGTTGGGGGTCCTGACTTTGGTCCTGACCCTGCTCCAGCACATACTGTTCGGGCAGTGACCCTATCAATGTGGGAGGCACTGGGTTGAAGAACTGGAAAGGGAGCATGAAAGTCATGTTGTTTATGAGGTTCTCAAAGGGGTGTATACTGCTGGGGTTTCCTTTGTCCACAGGAGCAGTGAGGCTGGCACTCCTGTGGCCGCAGCTCTCGATGAAAGCCCTGATATCCACGTTCGCTGTGGAAGGCGGGATGACGATGGACTGCTCTTCTTTCTCTTGAATTGCCATGAGCTCAACTATGGACTTGGTCTCTCCAAAACGAAGGAACTGCTGCAAGGTGGCCACCTCTTCCTCACTGGTCATGATGCTCCAGTGATCCAACACCTTTCCTGATGCATCCTAAACCCAAACCAGAATTTAAAAGTGCAATTAATTTACTATTCCTTATCCTTTTCTCTAAGAAAGGAGTCATGTGGTCAGGGCCTCCACTAGCACCATAGGGCACCTTTGTGCATATTAGAAAAACACATCCCCATGAGCACAGGGCTTGCTGAATTCAGCCCTCACTCACCCCACTCTCCTAGGACAGAAACTTTGTGCAGAAAATAAACTGCACAAATGCAAGCAGTGGtccaaaagagagaaataaaactatattacTCAAGCCTAAGGGAAATTTGGTGATTATTTTCCATCTTATTTCAAACCAATTGGTTGTCCGGCATTAGGCATAATAATTTTCCCCACTAAAATCCAAGTATGTATCATTTGAACCATAGTAACTTCTTTATCTAAAGAGTATAGATGAAGCAATCAAGTCTAGACATAGTTCAAGCATTTATTCGCTGCAAGTTTAATAATCTTCCCAAGCAACTAACATCAGAAAACAAATAACTTGTATTGATCTATTGCCCATGTTCAAAAAGCAGAGCTGTAATTACCCTGGAGTGTTGGAGATCTTTCAAACTCCAGCAAGGCCTAACTTTTcccaaaactacaatgaatatTTTATCACAGAACACGTATTTGATGGCCTACTGAGATTTTTCACAGTGCATGTAAGAGTTTTGAAGATGATGAGGAATGTAACATCATAAATTTTTCATGCACTAGAGGTTCAAGGTAATTGATTCCATATTTTTAATCCTAACACTAGAAAGCAAGATTATTAGGATCATTAAATATTGATCCATGTCATAATGTAAGATCATAACGCTACTCTACATAAAAGGCTGTTTCTTGCCTGCTGGGGGTCCTGTACTCAAGGTGAGCAAATATGTTTCCAGAGAAGATTATGGGCTTTAGAGTTGGAAAGaaatgggttcaaattctgagttTGCCACATATGAATTGAATTACTTCAGCAAGATTTAGAAGCACTCTGAGCCTCTTGTTTTTCAACTGGAAAATGGGACCTTGTGAGATTACTGGAAGAGCGTTAAGTCAATAAATGGCCATTAGTGTTCGTTTTAATGATATGGCCTTCCTGAGTAAGACCGAAGTGTCTGTTTGTCTTGGAAATacattcattctctcatttcaCTGAAATTTTTACCAAAATCAGCTGACACTTTCTAGTGTAGAGGCAAGGAAAAAAATGCTGTAGCTGTATCATATGTCAGAGAAATTACACAATTCGTATCAGGATATATGTTCTTCGCTTGTGAAAACACCTTGATGGCCTCTTTGGATATGAAACATAAGGCCTATACCCATAGCATGACATAGAAAGAGAGGTAAAACTACtttgcaaaaaaaagagaggagagaagggatgaaaggCAAGGAACATggagagatgaagagaaaatgtGAGGAGGCCACAACAGAAtcgaggagagagagaaagtgcaAGAGCATGAACATAGGAATACCACATGATGGAGCCTAGGAAGGAAAGTCAGCAGTGGGATGGCAGAGGGCTTTAAAGAACAGGAGGGTGTGGTATGAAATTGTAACTGCTGTATGGTTCTGTAATTTCAGTTCCCTTTCTCACCCCCAAACTCTCAGTAAAATCTGAAAGAGACAGTGTCTTGTGTCAGTAGGTAGTTTGGGGATAATAAAGAAATGTAGGCAGCACTGAAGATGGGGCAAATGGTTTACTGTGGAAGAGTTGGCTTAGTGAAACCCACATCAGAGAATATGTAATGCTCTCACATCCTGAAGTTTCACAGTATCTTGAGGAAAGCACTGGATTTCTCCCAGAACATGAGGTAGGCCTTAAGCCATTAGGAAAAATACTCAAGGGAAGGATGACCACCAATGGCTGTTGCACTGGTACACAACTGGATTACATCAGTTACGTGGACAAGGATTTCAGAAGACATTCTAGGAGAACAGCAGCCATGGTCACCATACCTGTAGCACATATCCACGGATGTAATCCTGAAGGGTCCAGTCCAAGGCATGGAGGATCTGGAGGACCTCATCTTGCTTCAACACACTGAAAAGCCGGTCCAGTAGGATTTTCAGGCGAACAGGGATGGCCTGGGTCCCATAGAGCATGAGGCTGCTAATATCAAACACCACATTGGACTGGACAATCTCCACCTGGCTTGTTGGATACACAGGAGGGATCCTCAGCTTACTTAGAGCTGAAAAATCAAATTGAAGAAGTATCATTTTTAAAGATTCTACTTTTAAGAGAAACACTGCCCAGGAACTCAGCTACAGCTAACTCTCAGCTATCTGttccaacagaaaaaaaaatgaatatgcaAATAATTAACAATCTTAATAGCTATTAGGCTCCAAGTTATTCACAGgaacttctaaaataaaatggaCTGGCCTGAGACTCTTCTCCCTTTCCTGTGGCATTTCTAAGGAGTAAAATAGCCACAAGTAGGGAAGACGCAAAGAAAAGGGATAGAAACAAAGGCAGCAGGTGCATAACGAAGAGGATGGAAAATCAGGAAGCACAGGGTCTGGAGGTGAAGAACCTGGGCTTGGGAATCCAGCAGATCTGGGTTTGAGCCCTAGCCTGCCACCTTCAGTTGTTGGGCTTGACAAATTAAACCAATGAAATCGGTGCTGTCCAATGCAATAGTCATCAGCCACATACggctatttaaatttagatttaaaataacattaaataaaattagaaattcagttcttcagtcacactagttacatttcaagtactcaacagccacatgtggctagtgtagGGTTGTCAGGTTTAGCAAATAAGAATAttggatgcccagttaaatctgaatataaatttcagataaacaatgaataaatggGATATACTTAAACTAAAAATATTCATTGGGATATACTTAGgctaaaaaagtatttattgtttgtctgaaattcaaatttgtcTGAGCATTCTGTATTTTACCTAGCAACCCTGGGCTAGAGGCTACTGTATTAGACAGCACAGAACAATTCTATCACTGCAGAATGATAGCACTGAAGCATCAGTTTCCATATCTTTATGATGGGGTTACTAAAATACATCACATAGAACTAAGATTCAAAGAGAGAACATATATAAACTCTTAGCCTgttacctggcacatagtagtaacTTAGAAACGTTAGCTGTCATTCTTAGACATTAATTCAGTTCCTGAATAACTATAAGTTTTTTACAGGGAGCAGTACAggccaagaaaggaaaaaaataaagttaccaTGGGCCACCCATCCATGTTTGCACTGCTCACACTGACGGTGGTTTATCTTCCCTGGTTTGAAACTGTGGCAACTACAGTTCAGAGTACAGCCTATAGCCTGCAAAAGAGAACACAGGTATGCCCAGCATATTACTGATGTGTGGAACATACATCACATTTACAAAACAAAATGTGTTCTTCTGTTCAGCAACATTCATTGAGCAGTGCATGCCCACTTTATGCCAGGCCCAGACATTGTACCCTGGAAAGAGGAGCAGCTGACCTAGGACCTGGAGGTTGTGAACACTCACACAGATATTCTGCATGCAAGAATGGACTAAAAACATCAGAACTTTTTATAAGAAAAGATTATGGGTTGGAAGGAAATATCTTGCTTGTTATTAAGGACATAGAAAGGGTGAAGAGTCACATTTTCACCAAATCTCTAGGTTGACCAGAGCAGCAACCCTGAAAGGTATACAGAGGCTGTTTTGGAACAAGTAAACTGGAGAATGAGTGGAACTGAGAGTAATCCACACATGGAATTTGTTACCCTCCACGACGTAGTGGAGGCTGAATATCAAAACAGATTTGAGGACACATAATGGCTGTCTACACTGAGGATGACTCCCAACTCCACTTACTGGACTGCGTGACtgacagagacagacacaggcTGGACAAGACCTGCATCGCTGCCCAGTTGCATGTTAAAATGCCCTGTGTGGTGTGGGTGTGTGGAGTGTACAAACATATAGctgaaacagaaaatagagaTGTACAAGTCAACAAAGTTCTAGTATTAAGAACAAAGCTTCACACATATTTTTAAGGTGAATTTTTCAAAAGGGGACAGAGGCCTGAAGAATTCTCTTTAATCTATTATTAAAGAGAAAAAGTTCTCACTGGAGCTCTGTCAGTGAGGTTCTAGGAAGACCTGCTGGGTGGAATCCGGATGATTCAAGAGAGCTTTGAAACTGGGGAGTGCGTGTCTGTTTGCGGGGGATGAAAAAGGCTGACAATTATGGGTTTAAATCTCCATCTGCCAATTAAGGGACTATGTGGCCTtgtgtggggacagggaaggggaGAATGTGGCCTAGAACTCTGGAAACTTACTTTAAGGAGTATATAACTAGTCTTCACTTAAAAATtggttgctggtgggaatgtaaaatggtgcagcctctttggaaaagtctggcagttcatcaaaaagttaaatatagagttaccatatgacccagcaattctactcttaggtatgtgcccaagagaaatgaaaacatatagctacacaaaaacttgtagcTGAATATTCACAGCACCATTATTTACAAtcgccaaaaagtggaaacaatcccaatgtccatcagacgaacagataaactgtggtatatcaatacaatggaatattattaggcagtaaaaaagaatgaagtactgatacatgctacaacatggatgaaccttaaaaacattatgctaagtgaaagaagcgaaGTACAAAAAGTCAcaagttgtatgattccatttacatgaaatgtcaagaACAGGTCAATCCATTGAGGCAGAAAGGAgactagaggttaccaggggttaCCAGGGGTTGTGGGCAGCAGGTAGGGATAAGGAGTGACTGGTAATGGGTGACAGTGAGGTGAGAgtggtattctttttttgtttgttttcatctttaaaaaaaaaatagctttaagTTTAGATACAATttacatatcatacaattcatccatttaggGTATAGAATTCAAtgacttttagtatattcaccgaGTTTTGCAAGTTTTGCAATTCACagcctaattttagaacattttcatcatccccaaaaggaTCCCTGTGTACAAGTTTATGGTGAACAaacgttttcatttcttttgcgtATATTCCTAGGAGTAAAatcgctggatcatatagtaactctatgtttaaccttgtGGAAAAATGCCAAACTTTTCTGAAGTGGCTGCAttgtttcacattcccaccagcaatgtatgagggttctaatttctccacatcctcctcaacacttgttattgtctattctttttattatagctATCCTACTGAGTATGaactggtatctcactgtggttttgatttgtatttccctcatcGCTAATGGTGttcagcaccttttcatgtgctcattggccatttgtatttcttctctggagacatgtctattcagatcctttgcccattttttaattggattgtttgtctttttagtgTTGAGTTgcaagagttttttatatattctaggcaTAAGTCTCTTaccacatatatgatttgcaaatactttctccccgCCTTGGACTATCTTTTCACTTCTTAACGGTGTCCTGTGAAGCacagatgttttaaattttgaccacagttctttttgaggtgatgaaaatgttttaaaattagtagtgatgttgcacaactctatgaatagAGTGAAACCACTCATTTGTATGTTTTataaggatgaattttatggtatgtgaattatgtcttgataaaaatattatttaaaaaatcagtccACTACACGTGTATCAgagtggccaaaatccaaaacgctgacaataccaaatgttcgttaggatgtgaagcaacaggaactctcattcactgctggtaggaatgcaaaatagtacagccactttggaagacagtttggtggtttcttacaaaactaaacatactcttactgtACAATCCAGCAAGGATGCTCCTTAGTATCTATCCAAAGGAActaaaaatttatgtccacacaaaaacctgcacatgaatatttatggtagctttattcataactgccaaaatttggaagcaaccaagatatccttcagtaagTGAACGGATAAACagactatggtacatccagacaatggaatattattcagcgctaaaaagatatgagttatcaagccatgaaaagacatgaaggaaccttaaatacatattactaagtgaaagaaggcagtctgaaaaggctacacactatatgattccaattataagacattctggaaaaggaaaaactatggagacagtaaaaagatcagtggttgccaagggtttggtggaggtggtgggataaataggcagagcacagaggatttttagggcagtgaaaacactctgtatgatactctaacgatggatacatgtcattatacatttgtccacacCCATAGGATGTATgacatcaagagtgaaccctaaggtaaagtATGgaatttgggtgattatgatgtgtcaatataggttcatcaactgtaacaaatgtaccctcTGGTGAGGGATggtgataatgggggaggctatgcatgtgtggcaGCAgcgggtatatgggaaatctctgtactttccttccaattttgctgtgaatctagaagtgttctaaaaaaataaagtcttaaaaaaaatcagtgacctTGCTTAAATACAGGTTAAAGTTTACAGGATTTGACTGTTATCTATGATTCCTTTTGGATTACAACGAATAGGGTTGTTCATAACTGAGTTGTGAGGCAGAGAACAACAGCGTTACCTAATCCCTTCAGGAGGCTATCAAAAACAggaaacacaggagaaaaaaTTTTTGCTCTTTGTAAAGTCATACaatgtaacataaagaactcCATGCGATCACAACATTCTCTTGCTCTAATAATGCATGCATTCTCATCAGGTGTGACATCATCACAAGGGGGTGGAAATTGGTTCTTGGGGGCTGAAAAAATGttattctttttatgtataaagcacAGATATACATATCTAAACAGATAAATAGTATATGGGATGATACTACAATTTCATTGGGGGAAgcacaattagaaaaaaatttctcaAGTCTCGTTCAGTGTGGGGAGAGTAAtgaaaaaaagattgagaaacactgctctaatgccagaaattattttaacttttcgGTTATAGAGTTTCTActtgcatatacatatacaaatgtaTTACATACAGGAACATATACATCAATATACCTATATACATAGTTATATAGTTATCTTGACTGGAAATTAAAGGATAAAAACGAGTAATAGTTTAATTTCTATTACATACtgtgaaaacaaaaatttaaaagggcACCATTAGCTTAGTTTGCAGCACACCTAATATGTTGTCCACCTTCTCAAACTTCCTGCAACTCTCTGAATGTCAGCTCACAGATGAACCAATCATCTGTATTCTCAATAGCTACCAGCATACCCAGTACTAAGCCTCGGAAATATTTTACCACCTACGTTCTATAAATA is from Diceros bicornis minor isolate mBicDic1 chromosome 5, mDicBic1.mat.cur, whole genome shotgun sequence and encodes:
- the BNC1 gene encoding zinc finger protein basonuclin-1; its protein translation is MAEAIGCTLNCSCHSFKPGKINHRQCEQCKHGWVAHALSKLRIPPVYPTSQVEIVQSNVVFDISSLMLYGTQAIPVRLKILLDRLFSVLKQDEVLQILHALDWTLQDYIRGYVLQDASGKVLDHWSIMTSEEEVATLQQFLRFGETKSIVELMAIQEKEEQSIVIPPSTANVDIRAFIESCGHRSASLTAPVDKGNPSSIHPFENLINNMTFMLPFQFFNPVPPTLIGSLPEQYVLEQGQDQSQDPQQEIHRSFPNSSFLTSSSTPFQVEKEQCLNCPDTVTKKEDKAHLSDSSSYNIVTKLERTQLSPEAKVKSERNSLGTKKGRVFCTACEKTFYDKGTLKIHYNAVHLKIKHKCTIEGCNMVFSSLRSRNRHSANPNPRLHMPMNRNNRDKDLRNSLNLATSENYKRPGFMVTSSDCRPLPGYIGSAEDSRGQPAFPSVGQNGVLFPNLKTVQPVLPFYRSPATPAELANTPGMLPSLPLLSSSIPEQLVSNEMPFDTLPKKKSRKSSMPIKIEKEAVEIADERRHTLSSDEDMPLQVVSEDEPEACSPQSDRTLEEQHTQSGSLGKPLPEGERACHLESAMESSGAISRTPEQTTHNLDRETEQKPALIMVPGEVEDGGRELHLTPGMEPCVPFPDYIKLQQRLLAGGLFSALSSRGMAFPCFEDSKELGHVGQHALARQKEENRFQCDICKKTFKNACGVKMHHKNMHAKETHMCTVEGCKATFPSRRSRDRHSSNLNLHQKVLTQEALESSEDHFHAAYLLKDVAKEAYQDMAFTQQASQTSVIFKGTSRMGSLVYPVTQVPSAGLESYNSGPPSEGTILDLSTTSSMKSESSSHSSWDSDGASEEGTMLMEDSDGNCEGPSLVPGEDEYPICVLMEKADQSLASLPSGLPITCHLCQKTYSNKGTFRAHYKTVHLRQLHKCKVPGCNTMFSSVRSRNRHSQNPNLHKSLASSPTHLQ